One genomic region from Bernardetia sp. encodes:
- a CDS encoding enoyl-CoA hydratase/isomerase family protein, with product MTTVQTNFETLTVTTKENIVTLQLNRGKANPINRQMISDLHNFFEQATQDEEVSGVIMTGKEHFFSSGLDLKQLYAMNEEEVREFWIAFMKMTKVVASFPKPLVAAITGHSPAGGCVLAVCADYRIMAEGEKYLIGLNEIPVGIVVPKVIFDLYAFWIGNKTAYQYLLEGKLMTPSDAKRIGLVDEVVSADKVLKQAEEKMEDYTNFDGETWSISKANLRGGMLEGMNFDNLDEILEPMLKQWWSPRTRSILKMIIASLSSK from the coding sequence ATGACAACAGTACAAACAAATTTTGAGACACTAACTGTAACAACAAAAGAAAATATTGTTACCCTTCAACTCAACAGAGGAAAAGCCAATCCTATTAATCGCCAAATGATTAGCGATTTGCATAACTTTTTTGAGCAAGCTACCCAAGATGAAGAAGTAAGTGGCGTAATTATGACAGGAAAAGAACATTTCTTTTCTTCTGGACTAGATTTGAAGCAACTTTATGCAATGAATGAAGAAGAAGTAAGAGAATTTTGGATTGCTTTTATGAAAATGACAAAAGTAGTAGCTTCATTTCCAAAACCACTCGTAGCAGCCATTACAGGACACAGCCCAGCAGGTGGATGCGTATTGGCAGTTTGTGCAGATTATCGCATTATGGCAGAAGGAGAGAAGTATTTGATTGGTCTGAATGAGATTCCTGTCGGAATTGTTGTACCAAAAGTAATTTTTGATTTATATGCATTTTGGATAGGAAACAAGACAGCTTATCAATATCTTTTGGAAGGAAAACTCATGACACCAAGCGATGCAAAACGCATTGGACTTGTCGATGAAGTGGTTTCTGCTGATAAAGTATTGAAACAAGCAGAAGAGAAAATGGAAGATTACACCAACTTTGATGGCGAAACTTGGTCTATCAGTAAGGCAAATCTGCGTGGTGGAATGCTAGAAGGAATGAACTTCGATAACTTAGACGAAATTCTAGAACCCATGCTAAAACAGTGGTGGTCGCCAAGAACAAGAAGTATTTTGAAAATGATTATTGCTTCACTTAGTTCAAAATAA
- a CDS encoding 4a-hydroxytetrahydrobiopterin dehydratase, translating to MWKEQDNQLKKTFEFNDFQEAFAFMTRVAFLAEQQGHHPNWSNVYNTVEIALTTHDEGNIVTEKDRKLAEAIDKI from the coding sequence ATGTGGAAAGAACAAGACAACCAACTTAAAAAAACTTTCGAATTCAATGACTTTCAAGAAGCCTTTGCATTCATGACTCGTGTCGCTTTTTTAGCTGAGCAGCAAGGACATCATCCTAACTGGAGCAATGTGTATAACACAGTAGAAATTGCCCTTACTACACATGATGAGGGAAATATTGTTACAGAAAAGGATAGAAAACTAGCTGAAGCAATTGATAAAATCTAA